In Pyrus communis chromosome 1, drPyrComm1.1, whole genome shotgun sequence, the following are encoded in one genomic region:
- the LOC137726813 gene encoding inosine-5'-monophosphate dehydrogenase 2-like: protein MGSLEASTKGSDQRSLGDTAKLKIAQGVVGTVANTGSVLEFIPCTMQALKQELVGTGAAQVEGGVPGLFSYEKKSF, encoded by the exons ATGGGATCTCTTGAAGCAAGTACAAAAGGGAGTGATCAGAGGTCCTTGGGCGATACAGCTAAGCTGAAAATTGCACAGGGGGTAGTTGGGACAGTTGCAAACACAGGTTCTGTTTTGGAGTTCATACCATGCACAATGCAAGCTCTGAAACAAG AATTG GTAGGAACAGGAGCAGCACAAGTAGAAGGTGGAGTTCCTGGTCTGTTTTCTTATGAGAAGAAATCGTTTTGA